The following coding sequences are from one Octopus bimaculoides isolate UCB-OBI-ISO-001 chromosome 3, ASM119413v2, whole genome shotgun sequence window:
- the LOC106867198 gene encoding uncharacterized protein LOC106867198 isoform X2, with the protein MGSVISKNGFSALSSQTNKLDSREPLNESKSDMKSSNNSENDVVSGNTWDYGTCFTSWSDDVTYKYLDDILCDDLEYNIVPGFNSYSQTNADLCSDLEDSCENIPSSNSASEKQKLKSTSDSTNSCLEEQHRRDSEDNSFLDLENQILQEYNDAKGTRPLLSESEPSDRINHLI; encoded by the coding sequence ATGGGATCGGTCATTAGCAAAAATGGTTTTTCAGCCCTTAGTTCCCAAACTAATAAACTTGACTCTAGAGAACCGTTGAACGAATCGAAATCTGATATGAAGTCCTCGAATAATTCAGAAAACGATGTCGTTTCTGGTAACACTTGGGACTATGGGACTTGTTTTACATCTTGGTCTGATGACGTCACTTATAAATACCTGGATGATATTCTGTGTGACGACTTGGAGTATAATATAGTTCCAGGATTTAATAGCTACTCGCAGACAAACGCAGATCTTTGTTCCGACCTTGAAGATAGTTGTGAAAATATTCCTTCGTCCAATTCAGCATCGGAGAAACAAAAACTTAAATCGACCTCAGATTCAACCAATTCCTGTCTTGAAGAACAACACCGGCGAGACTCTGAGGATAATTCATTTTTAGATCTTGAAAACCAAATTCTCCAGGAATATAACGATGCCAAAGGAACACGGCCATTACTTTCAGAG